The proteins below come from a single Holdemania massiliensis genomic window:
- a CDS encoding PTS ascorbate transporter subunit IIC, translating to MELMNFIINSIFRNPPVLLGLIAALGLALQKKPFGTIVKGALMTAFGMVILNTGVSMLVQSILPINTAFQSLNGVVVEGLNDATFTASFGGDIGMAMFVGMILHLLIARFTPVKTIFLTGHMLWWFPFIFVAAGVEGGLRGMPLILFAAICSALYWSLMPWALKKYTFAVTKDDSFLLGHPTGYLGLISGFVASKVGNKEKSTEDIKIPKALSFFSEISITGCLVIFVMFVIVGLTIPTMLGEGENIVVVAIAQGLNYGAGLILLLQGVRMLISQIVPAFKGISEKVVPNAIPAYDCPMLFTYKPNAVLIGFVVAMITSTVLILICNATQVFGIMLVPLVITSFFECGTAAILGEGQGGLRGAVIGTFVAAAVMVVMVGFSALAYSHTIANWMLINAGNDFSLFGMLAKAIASLLGGIF from the coding sequence ATGGAACTGATGAATTTTATCATTAACAGCATTTTCCGCAATCCGCCAGTGCTTTTGGGGTTGATCGCGGCTTTGGGCCTGGCGCTTCAAAAAAAGCCGTTTGGTACAATTGTAAAAGGCGCGCTGATGACAGCCTTTGGTATGGTTATTCTCAATACCGGTGTATCAATGCTGGTTCAATCCATTCTTCCGATCAATACGGCTTTTCAGTCTTTGAATGGAGTGGTGGTTGAAGGGCTAAATGATGCAACGTTTACGGCATCGTTTGGCGGGGATATCGGCATGGCGATGTTTGTCGGCATGATCCTGCATCTGCTGATTGCCCGGTTTACACCGGTAAAAACAATCTTTTTAACTGGACATATGTTGTGGTGGTTCCCGTTTATCTTCGTCGCTGCTGGTGTTGAAGGGGGTCTGCGGGGGATGCCATTGATCCTGTTTGCAGCGATCTGCTCAGCATTATATTGGTCTTTAATGCCGTGGGCACTCAAGAAATATACGTTTGCGGTCACTAAGGATGACAGCTTTCTGCTGGGACATCCAACCGGATATCTCGGCTTAATTTCAGGATTTGTTGCATCTAAAGTCGGCAACAAAGAAAAATCAACCGAGGATATCAAAATTCCAAAGGCCTTGTCTTTCTTCAGTGAAATTTCGATTACCGGCTGCTTGGTTATCTTTGTTATGTTTGTAATCGTTGGCTTAACGATTCCGACGATGTTGGGTGAAGGGGAAAATATCGTGGTTGTGGCGATTGCCCAAGGTTTAAATTATGGCGCTGGCTTGATTCTGCTGCTGCAGGGCGTGCGGATGTTAATCAGTCAGATTGTACCAGCCTTCAAAGGTATCTCAGAAAAGGTTGTACCGAATGCCATCCCGGCTTACGATTGCCCAATGCTTTTCACGTATAAGCCTAATGCTGTACTGATTGGATTTGTTGTCGCAATGATTACCTCAACGGTTTTGATTCTGATCTGCAATGCGACTCAGGTTTTCGGAATTATGCTTGTTCCGCTTGTCATTACTTCTTTCTTTGAATGCGGTACAGCAGCGATCTTGGGTGAAGGCCAGGGTGGATTGCGCGGTGCGGTGATCGGCACGTTTGTTGCGGCAGCCGTCATGGTTGTCATGGTTGGTTTTTCCGCATTGGCGTATTCACATACGATTGCCAACTGGATGCTGATCAATGCCGGTAATGATTTCTCGCTGTTTGGCATGTTGGCAAAAGCAATAGCTTCATTATTAGGTGGAATTTTCTAG
- a CDS encoding PTS sugar transporter subunit IIB — protein sequence MKFVAVCGFGVGSSLILAMSLQKVADKLGLDAEVENTDLTSAHSVDCDAIFTSPQLQPELSQSVSVPVYAVSRYMDLAEVETQVKQFLNQRK from the coding sequence ATGAAATTTGTTGCTGTATGTGGCTTTGGGGTAGGATCCAGTTTGATTTTGGCAATGAGTTTGCAAAAAGTGGCAGATAAATTGGGCCTTGATGCGGAAGTCGAAAATACAGATCTGACCTCTGCGCACAGTGTTGACTGTGATGCCATTTTTACAAGTCCGCAGCTGCAGCCAGAATTATCTCAAAGCGTTTCTGTTCCCGTCTATGCTGTCAGCCGCTATATGGATTTAGCAGAAGTGGAAACACAGGTGAAACAGTTTCTAAATCAGAGAAAGTAA